The following are from one region of the Strix uralensis isolate ZFMK-TIS-50842 chromosome 4, bStrUra1, whole genome shotgun sequence genome:
- the OTUD4 gene encoding OTU domain-containing protein 4 isoform X4, with amino-acid sequence MEAACKPDGGEQRHQGGGVGAPGDASMDGYLRSQGLYRKRVAKDGSCLFRAVAEQVLHSQSRHIDVRMACVDYLRKNREKFEAFIEGPFEEYLKSLENPQEWVGQVEISALSLMYKKDFIIYREPNASPSHVTENGFSDKVLLCFSNGNHYDIVYPIEYSEKAALCQSLLYELLYEKVFDTDVKKIIAELSAVGVTEESNGSSEVSASDSEDDNYRSKATTVSDMNGLKSVSGNKHLKNNGNPTLLVLPKKVLKSLNPSVYRNVEYDVWLQSKWDQQKQDFSIAAGMQYSVGDKCKVRLDHNGKFYNAHIQEVCSENGPVVVFVEELGAKHAVSLKSLKPLPQASPMEGWNTVPGKKIKKFFSTWGQNAQPDADCRGPKNQSKSIKPQSALPPRLQHTVGTRQHQFLCSGPQPHQTSTEQKAPGRNPSQTVRKPDRERTEDVNHGSRDCNYFGLSPEERREKQAIEESRSLYEIQQRDEQAFPALSNNQSVCQAATQTVDNLNQKKFSNNERRNSKWTAEMEEQKDKESNSRQIHLSQKLEPNSSEKNSQDESYPKASSPLEQVKTDSPILAEQVRNVCLISKFSSQETSDKGELHHSHNLTECLPSITPTPSPVFSEVHLPPAVPSVPAIVPAWPSEPTTYGPAGIPTQIPASSLMPAPATGPDSIVSQAQTLNPYQDPLYPGFPFSEKGERAVAPSYSLCNTGEDLPKDKNILRFFFNLGVKAYSCPMWAPHSYLYPLHQAYLAACRMYPNVSLPVYPHNPWFQEAPPAQNENETARTNRHFPVQSEARSNGQIPPGDGRSLSLPLIIPTAPVSESQGQVCVESENPAQALHANYEESLRGKNVFPQPPFGHNHFLGAVPIAPPFFPHFWYGYPVQGFIENSVARPNVVMSPEDKEATAGTSANVYVAKECSPPAPAASSAEQLQKTNGGSGGSNTVVFPGAGASSECSAPKETSARAPTLEQMCPLASPAKQKPAGQQNRSLQTQGTERQTAAPNAPPLSAEPLKNELRNSVPGRKEKPEKGRDSKGAGNVQIESRAQRTREESSEDKSEVSDMLRSGRSKQFYNQTYGGGRRPRLEWGYSSRGGGYQFQRNEEAWKGAPSRARDEGYQYQRNFRGRPYRNDRRRAALGENQRGHQA; translated from the exons ATGGAGGCGGCGTGTAAACCCGACGGCGGGGAGCAGAGGCATCAAGGCGGCGGCGTGGGCGCCCCTGGGGACGCTTCCATGGACGGCTACTTGCGATCTCAGGGCTTGTACAGAAAGAGGGTTGCCAAGGATGGATCTTGTCTCTTCAGGGCTGTGGCTGAGCAG GTGTTACACTCTCAGTCTCGGCATATTGATGTTAGGATGGCTTGTGTAGACTATCTCCGGAAAAATAGGGAGAAATTTGAAGCA ttcATAGAGGGGCCATTTGAAGAGTATTTAAAAAGTTTGGAAAATCCACAG gaATGGGTTGGACAAGTAGAAATAAGTGCCCTTTCTCTTATGTACAA GAAAGATTTCATAATATACCGGGAACCAAATGCTTCTCCTTCACATGTAACTGAAAATGGCTTTTCtgataag gtatTGCTGTGCTTCTCAAATGGAAACCACTATGATATTGTTTATCCCATAGAGTATTCAGAAAAGGCTGCTTTGTGCCAAT ctctgctgtaCGAGTTGCTTTATGAGAAAGTATTTGATACGGATGTAAAGAAAATCATAGCAGAACTTAGTGCTGTTGGTGTGACAGAGGAGAGTAATGGTAGCAGTGAAGTATCTGCTTCAGATTCAGAAGATGACAACTACAG AAGTAAAGCTACAACAGTTAGTGATATGAATGGATTGAAGTCTGTCTCTGGCAACAAG CACCTTAAGAACAATGGGAATCCCACCTTGTTGGTCTTACCGAAAAAGGTTCTTAAATCACTCAATCCATCAGTTTACAGAAATGTTGAATATGATGTTTGGCTCCAATCCAAATGGG ATCAGCAAAAACAAGATTTTTCTATTGCTGCTGGCATGCAATACTCAGTTGGAGATAAATGTAAA GTGCGCTTAGACCATAATGGGAAATTTTATAATGCCCATATTCAAGAAGTTTGTTCAGAGAATGGGCCAGTTGTTGTATTCGTAGAAGAGCTTGGAGCAAA GCATGCTGTCTCACTGAAGAGCCTTAAACCTCTTCCACAGGCCTCTCCTATGGAGGGCTGGAACACTGTGCCagggaagaagataaaaaagTTTTTCTCAACATGGGGGCAGAATGCTCAGCCTG ATGCAGATTGCAGAGGGCCAAAGAATCAGAGCAAGTCAATAAAACCCCAGTCAGCACTACCTCCTCGACTTCAGCATACTGTGGGAACCAGGCAGCATCAGTTCTTATGTTCTGGACCCCAACCTCATCAGACCTCAACTGAGCAAAAAGCTCCAGGCAGGAATCCTTCCCAGACTGTAAG aaaacCAGACCGGGAGAGAACTGAAGATGTGAACCATGGCAGCAGAGATTGTAACTACTTTGGCCTGTCTCCAGAGGAACGCAGGGAGAAGCAAGCTATAGAAGAGTCTCGTTCACTTTATGAGATCCAGCAGAGGGATGAACAAGCTTTTCCTGCTCTTTCCAAT AATCAGTCTGTCTGTCAGGCTGCTACACAGACTGTGGATAACTTGAACCAGAAGAAGTTCTCAAATAATGAGAGAAGAAACAGCAAGTGGACAGCAGAGATGGAAGAGCAGAAAgataaag AGTCAAATTCCAGGCAGATCCACTTAAGTCAGAAGCTTGAGCCAAATTCATCTGAG AAGAATAGTCAAGATGAGAGTTATCCAAAAGCTTCATCTCCTTTGGAACAAGTCAAAACAGATTCTCCGATCCTTGCTGAGCAAGTAAGAAATGTTTGTTTGATTTCAAAGTTTTCCAGTCAGGAGACTTCAGACAAAGGGGAGCTTCATCACAGCCAC AACCTGACAGAATGCTTACCGAGCATAACTCCAACACCCTCACCAGTCTTTTCTGAGGTGCATTTACCTCCAGCAGTGCCTTCTGTACCAGCCATCGTACCAGCTTGGCCAAGTGAGCCAACAACTTATGGACCAGCAG GTATTCCAACCCAAATACCTGCTTCTTCATTGATGCCAGCCCCAGCAACGGGACCTGACTCTATTGTATCACAGGCTCAG ACTCTGAATCCTTACCAGGATCCGCTATACCCTGGATTCCCTTTTAgtgaaaagggagaaagagctgTTGCACCCTCTTACTCCCTGTGCAATACTGGGGAAGACTTACCTAAAG aTAAGAATATTCTTAGATTTTTCTTCAATCTTGGTGTGAAG GCATACAGTTGTCCCATGTGGGCGCCCCATTCTTACTTGTACCCCCTGCACCAGGCCTATTTAGCTGCTTGTAGAATGTACCCAAACGTGTCCCTGCCTGTGTATCCGCACAACCCCTGGTTCCAGGAGGCTCCACCCGCTCAGAATGAAAACGAAACTGCACGGACAAACAGGCACTTTCCTGTCCAGAGCGAGGCCAGATCCAACGGCCAAATTCCCCCGGGTGACGGTCGATCTCTGTCGCTGCCTCTGATCATACCGACAGCTCCGGTGTCAGAAAGTCAAGGACAGGTCTGCGTGGAATCGGAGAATCCGGCGCAAGCTCTTCATGCAAACTATGAGGAGTCCCTGAGAGGGAAAAACGTGTTCCCGCAGCCGCCCTTTGGACACAACCACTTTCTAGGAGCTGTTCCAATAGCGCCTCCGTTCTTCCCTCACTTTTGGTATGGGTACCCCGTTCAGGGTTTCATTGAAAACTCAGTAGCAAGGCCTAACGTTGTCATGTCACCCGAGGACAAAGAGGCGACGGCAGGCACCTCTGCGAACGTGTATGTGGCTAAAGAATGCAGCCCTCCAGCTCCTGCGGCGAGCTCTGCAGAACAGCTTCAGAAGACCaatggcggcagcggcggctcaAACACTGTAGTGTTCCCTGGGGCCGGCGCGAGCAGTGAGTGCAGCGCCCCGAAAGAAACTTCAGCTCGGGCACCTACGTTGGAGCAAATGTGTCCTTTGGCTTCTCCCGCTAAGCAAAAACCAGCCGGGCAGCAAAATCGCTCTCTGCAAACGCAGGGGACTGAGAGGCAGACGGCAGCGCCCAATGCTCCACCGCTGTCGGCGGAACCACTGAAAAATGAACTGAGAAATAGCGTTCCCGGTCGTAAGGAGAAGCCTGAGAAAGGCCGAGATTCTAAGGGTGCTGGCAACGTGCAGATAGAAAGCAGGGCCCAGAGAACCAGGGAGGAGAGCTCCGAAGACAAGAGTGAAGTTTCCGATATGCTGCGAAGTGGTAGATCTAAGCAGTTTTATAACCAGACTTACGGAGGAGGCAGGAGGCCTCGACTCGAGTGGGGTTATTCCAGCAGGGGAGGAGGATACCAGTTCCAAAGGAACGAGGAGGCCTGGAAGGGAGCGCCCAGCAGAGCCAGAGATGAAGGCTACCAGTATCAGCGGAACTTCAGAGGGAGGCCCTACAGGAATGACAGGAGGAGGGCAGCACTGGGAGAGAATCAGAGGGGGCATCAAGCGTAG
- the OTUD4 gene encoding OTU domain-containing protein 4 isoform X5 — MEAACKPDGGEQRHQGGGVGAPGDASMDGYLRSQGLYRKRVAKDGSCLFRAVAEQVLHSQSRHIDVRMACVDYLRKNREKFEAFIEGPFEEYLKSLENPQEWVGQVEISALSLMYKKDFIIYREPNASPSHVTENGFSDKVLLCFSNGNHYDIVYPIEYSEKAALCQSLLYELLYEKVFDTDVKKIIAELSAVGVTEESNGSSEVSASDSEDDNYRSKATTVSDMNGLKSVSGNKHLKNNGNPTLLVLPKKVLKSLNPSVYRNVEYDVWLQSKWDQQKQDFSIAAGMQYSVGDKCKVRLDHNGKFYNAHIQEVCSENGPVVVFVEELGAKHAVSLKSLKPLPQASPMEGWNTVPGKKIKKFFSTWGQNAQPDADCRGPKNQSKSIKPQSALPPRLQHTVGTRQHQFLCSGPQPHQTSTEQKAPGRNPSQTVRKPDRERTEDVNHGSRDCNYFGLSPEERREKQAIEESRSLYEIQQRDEQAFPALSNNQSVCQAATQTVDNLNQKKFSNNERRNSKWTAEMEEQKDKESNSRQIHLSQKLEPNSSENSQDESYPKASSPLEQVKTDSPILAEQNLTECLPSITPTPSPVFSEVHLPPAVPSVPAIVPAWPSEPTTYGPAGIPTQIPASSLMPAPATGPDSIVSQAQVTSAPVAGVPVSLQAVNQPLMPLPQTLNPYQDPLYPGFPFSEKGERAVAPSYSLCNTGEDLPKDKNILRFFFNLGVKAYSCPMWAPHSYLYPLHQAYLAACRMYPNVSLPVYPHNPWFQEAPPAQNENETARTNRHFPVQSEARSNGQIPPGDGRSLSLPLIIPTAPVSESQGQVCVESENPAQALHANYEESLRGKNVFPQPPFGHNHFLGAVPIAPPFFPHFWYGYPVQGFIENSVARPNVVMSPEDKEATAGTSANVYVAKECSPPAPAASSAEQLQKTNGGSGGSNTVVFPGAGASSECSAPKETSARAPTLEQMCPLASPAKQKPAGQQNRSLQTQGTERQTAAPNAPPLSAEPLKNELRNSVPGRKEKPEKGRDSKGAGNVQIESRAQRTREESSEDKSEVSDMLRSGRSKQFYNQTYGGGRRPRLEWGYSSRGGGYQFQRNEEAWKGAPSRARDEGYQYQRNFRGRPYRNDRRRAALGENQRGHQA; from the exons ATGGAGGCGGCGTGTAAACCCGACGGCGGGGAGCAGAGGCATCAAGGCGGCGGCGTGGGCGCCCCTGGGGACGCTTCCATGGACGGCTACTTGCGATCTCAGGGCTTGTACAGAAAGAGGGTTGCCAAGGATGGATCTTGTCTCTTCAGGGCTGTGGCTGAGCAG GTGTTACACTCTCAGTCTCGGCATATTGATGTTAGGATGGCTTGTGTAGACTATCTCCGGAAAAATAGGGAGAAATTTGAAGCA ttcATAGAGGGGCCATTTGAAGAGTATTTAAAAAGTTTGGAAAATCCACAG gaATGGGTTGGACAAGTAGAAATAAGTGCCCTTTCTCTTATGTACAA GAAAGATTTCATAATATACCGGGAACCAAATGCTTCTCCTTCACATGTAACTGAAAATGGCTTTTCtgataag gtatTGCTGTGCTTCTCAAATGGAAACCACTATGATATTGTTTATCCCATAGAGTATTCAGAAAAGGCTGCTTTGTGCCAAT ctctgctgtaCGAGTTGCTTTATGAGAAAGTATTTGATACGGATGTAAAGAAAATCATAGCAGAACTTAGTGCTGTTGGTGTGACAGAGGAGAGTAATGGTAGCAGTGAAGTATCTGCTTCAGATTCAGAAGATGACAACTACAG AAGTAAAGCTACAACAGTTAGTGATATGAATGGATTGAAGTCTGTCTCTGGCAACAAG CACCTTAAGAACAATGGGAATCCCACCTTGTTGGTCTTACCGAAAAAGGTTCTTAAATCACTCAATCCATCAGTTTACAGAAATGTTGAATATGATGTTTGGCTCCAATCCAAATGGG ATCAGCAAAAACAAGATTTTTCTATTGCTGCTGGCATGCAATACTCAGTTGGAGATAAATGTAAA GTGCGCTTAGACCATAATGGGAAATTTTATAATGCCCATATTCAAGAAGTTTGTTCAGAGAATGGGCCAGTTGTTGTATTCGTAGAAGAGCTTGGAGCAAA GCATGCTGTCTCACTGAAGAGCCTTAAACCTCTTCCACAGGCCTCTCCTATGGAGGGCTGGAACACTGTGCCagggaagaagataaaaaagTTTTTCTCAACATGGGGGCAGAATGCTCAGCCTG ATGCAGATTGCAGAGGGCCAAAGAATCAGAGCAAGTCAATAAAACCCCAGTCAGCACTACCTCCTCGACTTCAGCATACTGTGGGAACCAGGCAGCATCAGTTCTTATGTTCTGGACCCCAACCTCATCAGACCTCAACTGAGCAAAAAGCTCCAGGCAGGAATCCTTCCCAGACTGTAAG aaaacCAGACCGGGAGAGAACTGAAGATGTGAACCATGGCAGCAGAGATTGTAACTACTTTGGCCTGTCTCCAGAGGAACGCAGGGAGAAGCAAGCTATAGAAGAGTCTCGTTCACTTTATGAGATCCAGCAGAGGGATGAACAAGCTTTTCCTGCTCTTTCCAAT AATCAGTCTGTCTGTCAGGCTGCTACACAGACTGTGGATAACTTGAACCAGAAGAAGTTCTCAAATAATGAGAGAAGAAACAGCAAGTGGACAGCAGAGATGGAAGAGCAGAAAgataaag AGTCAAATTCCAGGCAGATCCACTTAAGTCAGAAGCTTGAGCCAAATTCATCTGAG AATAGTCAAGATGAGAGTTATCCAAAAGCTTCATCTCCTTTGGAACAAGTCAAAACAGATTCTCCGATCCTTGCTGAGCAA AACCTGACAGAATGCTTACCGAGCATAACTCCAACACCCTCACCAGTCTTTTCTGAGGTGCATTTACCTCCAGCAGTGCCTTCTGTACCAGCCATCGTACCAGCTTGGCCAAGTGAGCCAACAACTTATGGACCAGCAG GTATTCCAACCCAAATACCTGCTTCTTCATTGATGCCAGCCCCAGCAACGGGACCTGACTCTATTGTATCACAGGCTCAGGTAACATCTGCTCCAGTTGCTGGAGTTCCTGTGTCGCTACAAGCAGTTAACCAGCCTTTAATGCCTTTGCCTCAGACTCTGAATCCTTACCAGGATCCGCTATACCCTGGATTCCCTTTTAgtgaaaagggagaaagagctgTTGCACCCTCTTACTCCCTGTGCAATACTGGGGAAGACTTACCTAAAG aTAAGAATATTCTTAGATTTTTCTTCAATCTTGGTGTGAAG GCATACAGTTGTCCCATGTGGGCGCCCCATTCTTACTTGTACCCCCTGCACCAGGCCTATTTAGCTGCTTGTAGAATGTACCCAAACGTGTCCCTGCCTGTGTATCCGCACAACCCCTGGTTCCAGGAGGCTCCACCCGCTCAGAATGAAAACGAAACTGCACGGACAAACAGGCACTTTCCTGTCCAGAGCGAGGCCAGATCCAACGGCCAAATTCCCCCGGGTGACGGTCGATCTCTGTCGCTGCCTCTGATCATACCGACAGCTCCGGTGTCAGAAAGTCAAGGACAGGTCTGCGTGGAATCGGAGAATCCGGCGCAAGCTCTTCATGCAAACTATGAGGAGTCCCTGAGAGGGAAAAACGTGTTCCCGCAGCCGCCCTTTGGACACAACCACTTTCTAGGAGCTGTTCCAATAGCGCCTCCGTTCTTCCCTCACTTTTGGTATGGGTACCCCGTTCAGGGTTTCATTGAAAACTCAGTAGCAAGGCCTAACGTTGTCATGTCACCCGAGGACAAAGAGGCGACGGCAGGCACCTCTGCGAACGTGTATGTGGCTAAAGAATGCAGCCCTCCAGCTCCTGCGGCGAGCTCTGCAGAACAGCTTCAGAAGACCaatggcggcagcggcggctcaAACACTGTAGTGTTCCCTGGGGCCGGCGCGAGCAGTGAGTGCAGCGCCCCGAAAGAAACTTCAGCTCGGGCACCTACGTTGGAGCAAATGTGTCCTTTGGCTTCTCCCGCTAAGCAAAAACCAGCCGGGCAGCAAAATCGCTCTCTGCAAACGCAGGGGACTGAGAGGCAGACGGCAGCGCCCAATGCTCCACCGCTGTCGGCGGAACCACTGAAAAATGAACTGAGAAATAGCGTTCCCGGTCGTAAGGAGAAGCCTGAGAAAGGCCGAGATTCTAAGGGTGCTGGCAACGTGCAGATAGAAAGCAGGGCCCAGAGAACCAGGGAGGAGAGCTCCGAAGACAAGAGTGAAGTTTCCGATATGCTGCGAAGTGGTAGATCTAAGCAGTTTTATAACCAGACTTACGGAGGAGGCAGGAGGCCTCGACTCGAGTGGGGTTATTCCAGCAGGGGAGGAGGATACCAGTTCCAAAGGAACGAGGAGGCCTGGAAGGGAGCGCCCAGCAGAGCCAGAGATGAAGGCTACCAGTATCAGCGGAACTTCAGAGGGAGGCCCTACAGGAATGACAGGAGGAGGGCAGCACTGGGAGAGAATCAGAGGGGGCATCAAGCGTAG
- the OTUD4 gene encoding OTU domain-containing protein 4 isoform X2 — protein MEAACKPDGGEQRHQGGGVGAPGDASMDGYLRSQGLYRKRVAKDGSCLFRAVAEQVLHSQSRHIDVRMACVDYLRKNREKFEAFIEGPFEEYLKSLENPQEWVGQVEISALSLMYKKDFIIYREPNASPSHVTENGFSDKVLLCFSNGNHYDIVYPIEYSEKAALCQSLLYELLYEKVFDTDVKKIIAELSAVGVTEESNGSSEVSASDSEDDNYRSKATTVSDMNGLKSVSGNKHLKNNGNPTLLVLPKKVLKSLNPSVYRNVEYDVWLQSKWDQQKQDFSIAAGMQYSVGDKCKVRLDHNGKFYNAHIQEVCSENGPVVVFVEELGAKHAVSLKSLKPLPQASPMEGWNTVPGKKIKKFFSTWGQNAQPDADCRGPKNQSKSIKPQSALPPRLQHTVGTRQHQFLCSGPQPHQTSTEQKAPGRNPSQTVRKPDRERTEDVNHGSRDCNYFGLSPEERREKQAIEESRSLYEIQQRDEQAFPALSNNQSVCQAATQTVDNLNQKKFSNNERRNSKWTAEMEEQKDKESNSRQIHLSQKLEPNSSENSQDESYPKASSPLEQVKTDSPILAEQVRNVCLISKFSSQETSDKGELHHSHNLTECLPSITPTPSPVFSEVHLPPAVPSVPAIVPAWPSEPTTYGPAGIPTQIPASSLMPAPATGPDSIVSQAQVTSAPVAGVPVSLQAVNQPLMPLPQTLNPYQDPLYPGFPFSEKGERAVAPSYSLCNTGEDLPKDKNILRFFFNLGVKAYSCPMWAPHSYLYPLHQAYLAACRMYPNVSLPVYPHNPWFQEAPPAQNENETARTNRHFPVQSEARSNGQIPPGDGRSLSLPLIIPTAPVSESQGQVCVESENPAQALHANYEESLRGKNVFPQPPFGHNHFLGAVPIAPPFFPHFWYGYPVQGFIENSVARPNVVMSPEDKEATAGTSANVYVAKECSPPAPAASSAEQLQKTNGGSGGSNTVVFPGAGASSECSAPKETSARAPTLEQMCPLASPAKQKPAGQQNRSLQTQGTERQTAAPNAPPLSAEPLKNELRNSVPGRKEKPEKGRDSKGAGNVQIESRAQRTREESSEDKSEVSDMLRSGRSKQFYNQTYGGGRRPRLEWGYSSRGGGYQFQRNEEAWKGAPSRARDEGYQYQRNFRGRPYRNDRRRAALGENQRGHQA, from the exons ATGGAGGCGGCGTGTAAACCCGACGGCGGGGAGCAGAGGCATCAAGGCGGCGGCGTGGGCGCCCCTGGGGACGCTTCCATGGACGGCTACTTGCGATCTCAGGGCTTGTACAGAAAGAGGGTTGCCAAGGATGGATCTTGTCTCTTCAGGGCTGTGGCTGAGCAG GTGTTACACTCTCAGTCTCGGCATATTGATGTTAGGATGGCTTGTGTAGACTATCTCCGGAAAAATAGGGAGAAATTTGAAGCA ttcATAGAGGGGCCATTTGAAGAGTATTTAAAAAGTTTGGAAAATCCACAG gaATGGGTTGGACAAGTAGAAATAAGTGCCCTTTCTCTTATGTACAA GAAAGATTTCATAATATACCGGGAACCAAATGCTTCTCCTTCACATGTAACTGAAAATGGCTTTTCtgataag gtatTGCTGTGCTTCTCAAATGGAAACCACTATGATATTGTTTATCCCATAGAGTATTCAGAAAAGGCTGCTTTGTGCCAAT ctctgctgtaCGAGTTGCTTTATGAGAAAGTATTTGATACGGATGTAAAGAAAATCATAGCAGAACTTAGTGCTGTTGGTGTGACAGAGGAGAGTAATGGTAGCAGTGAAGTATCTGCTTCAGATTCAGAAGATGACAACTACAG AAGTAAAGCTACAACAGTTAGTGATATGAATGGATTGAAGTCTGTCTCTGGCAACAAG CACCTTAAGAACAATGGGAATCCCACCTTGTTGGTCTTACCGAAAAAGGTTCTTAAATCACTCAATCCATCAGTTTACAGAAATGTTGAATATGATGTTTGGCTCCAATCCAAATGGG ATCAGCAAAAACAAGATTTTTCTATTGCTGCTGGCATGCAATACTCAGTTGGAGATAAATGTAAA GTGCGCTTAGACCATAATGGGAAATTTTATAATGCCCATATTCAAGAAGTTTGTTCAGAGAATGGGCCAGTTGTTGTATTCGTAGAAGAGCTTGGAGCAAA GCATGCTGTCTCACTGAAGAGCCTTAAACCTCTTCCACAGGCCTCTCCTATGGAGGGCTGGAACACTGTGCCagggaagaagataaaaaagTTTTTCTCAACATGGGGGCAGAATGCTCAGCCTG ATGCAGATTGCAGAGGGCCAAAGAATCAGAGCAAGTCAATAAAACCCCAGTCAGCACTACCTCCTCGACTTCAGCATACTGTGGGAACCAGGCAGCATCAGTTCTTATGTTCTGGACCCCAACCTCATCAGACCTCAACTGAGCAAAAAGCTCCAGGCAGGAATCCTTCCCAGACTGTAAG aaaacCAGACCGGGAGAGAACTGAAGATGTGAACCATGGCAGCAGAGATTGTAACTACTTTGGCCTGTCTCCAGAGGAACGCAGGGAGAAGCAAGCTATAGAAGAGTCTCGTTCACTTTATGAGATCCAGCAGAGGGATGAACAAGCTTTTCCTGCTCTTTCCAAT AATCAGTCTGTCTGTCAGGCTGCTACACAGACTGTGGATAACTTGAACCAGAAGAAGTTCTCAAATAATGAGAGAAGAAACAGCAAGTGGACAGCAGAGATGGAAGAGCAGAAAgataaag AGTCAAATTCCAGGCAGATCCACTTAAGTCAGAAGCTTGAGCCAAATTCATCTGAG AATAGTCAAGATGAGAGTTATCCAAAAGCTTCATCTCCTTTGGAACAAGTCAAAACAGATTCTCCGATCCTTGCTGAGCAAGTAAGAAATGTTTGTTTGATTTCAAAGTTTTCCAGTCAGGAGACTTCAGACAAAGGGGAGCTTCATCACAGCCAC AACCTGACAGAATGCTTACCGAGCATAACTCCAACACCCTCACCAGTCTTTTCTGAGGTGCATTTACCTCCAGCAGTGCCTTCTGTACCAGCCATCGTACCAGCTTGGCCAAGTGAGCCAACAACTTATGGACCAGCAG GTATTCCAACCCAAATACCTGCTTCTTCATTGATGCCAGCCCCAGCAACGGGACCTGACTCTATTGTATCACAGGCTCAGGTAACATCTGCTCCAGTTGCTGGAGTTCCTGTGTCGCTACAAGCAGTTAACCAGCCTTTAATGCCTTTGCCTCAGACTCTGAATCCTTACCAGGATCCGCTATACCCTGGATTCCCTTTTAgtgaaaagggagaaagagctgTTGCACCCTCTTACTCCCTGTGCAATACTGGGGAAGACTTACCTAAAG aTAAGAATATTCTTAGATTTTTCTTCAATCTTGGTGTGAAG GCATACAGTTGTCCCATGTGGGCGCCCCATTCTTACTTGTACCCCCTGCACCAGGCCTATTTAGCTGCTTGTAGAATGTACCCAAACGTGTCCCTGCCTGTGTATCCGCACAACCCCTGGTTCCAGGAGGCTCCACCCGCTCAGAATGAAAACGAAACTGCACGGACAAACAGGCACTTTCCTGTCCAGAGCGAGGCCAGATCCAACGGCCAAATTCCCCCGGGTGACGGTCGATCTCTGTCGCTGCCTCTGATCATACCGACAGCTCCGGTGTCAGAAAGTCAAGGACAGGTCTGCGTGGAATCGGAGAATCCGGCGCAAGCTCTTCATGCAAACTATGAGGAGTCCCTGAGAGGGAAAAACGTGTTCCCGCAGCCGCCCTTTGGACACAACCACTTTCTAGGAGCTGTTCCAATAGCGCCTCCGTTCTTCCCTCACTTTTGGTATGGGTACCCCGTTCAGGGTTTCATTGAAAACTCAGTAGCAAGGCCTAACGTTGTCATGTCACCCGAGGACAAAGAGGCGACGGCAGGCACCTCTGCGAACGTGTATGTGGCTAAAGAATGCAGCCCTCCAGCTCCTGCGGCGAGCTCTGCAGAACAGCTTCAGAAGACCaatggcggcagcggcggctcaAACACTGTAGTGTTCCCTGGGGCCGGCGCGAGCAGTGAGTGCAGCGCCCCGAAAGAAACTTCAGCTCGGGCACCTACGTTGGAGCAAATGTGTCCTTTGGCTTCTCCCGCTAAGCAAAAACCAGCCGGGCAGCAAAATCGCTCTCTGCAAACGCAGGGGACTGAGAGGCAGACGGCAGCGCCCAATGCTCCACCGCTGTCGGCGGAACCACTGAAAAATGAACTGAGAAATAGCGTTCCCGGTCGTAAGGAGAAGCCTGAGAAAGGCCGAGATTCTAAGGGTGCTGGCAACGTGCAGATAGAAAGCAGGGCCCAGAGAACCAGGGAGGAGAGCTCCGAAGACAAGAGTGAAGTTTCCGATATGCTGCGAAGTGGTAGATCTAAGCAGTTTTATAACCAGACTTACGGAGGAGGCAGGAGGCCTCGACTCGAGTGGGGTTATTCCAGCAGGGGAGGAGGATACCAGTTCCAAAGGAACGAGGAGGCCTGGAAGGGAGCGCCCAGCAGAGCCAGAGATGAAGGCTACCAGTATCAGCGGAACTTCAGAGGGAGGCCCTACAGGAATGACAGGAGGAGGGCAGCACTGGGAGAGAATCAGAGGGGGCATCAAGCGTAG